GCCGCCCGTAGCCGGGATTACCTGCATCTGGCCTGCCATCCCGCAACCGGCCTGTCCCCGGAATACGCCAACTATGACGGAACTCCAGCTGAACCCCAGCCGCATGGCGACTACCGCCACTTCTTCAGCGACGCCTACCGGGTAGCCGCCAACATCGGGCTGGATTATGAATGGTTCCGCTGCGATCCTTGGCAGGTGGAGCAGTCTAACCGCATCCAGGCTTTCTTCCGCGATATCGATCCGGCTGATTACCGGCGGTATACGATTGACGGCCAGCCTTTTGACGAGCTGTCCCTGCATCCGGTCGGCCTGCTGTCCACTCTGGCCATGGCCTCGCACGCTGCTGACGGACCGGATGCCGGGCATTTCGTCAAGCTGTTCTGGAACACTCCCCTGCGCACCGGAGAACGGCGCTATTATGACAACTGCCTGTACTTCTTCACCATGCTGGCGCTGAGCGGGAATTATCGGATTTATAAATAAGTAACAGTAAGCAGCTTGAAGCAATCCGCCCCACCTAAGGCGGAATCGAAATGAGGAGCCCTTGTGCTGCACAAGGGCTCCTCATTTCGATTCCGCCCGCGTCCGGCATATTCAGGCACTCCTTTAGCCCAAGCACAGCCCCACCAAAGGGATTTATCCCTTTCATTTCACCATTTACTCCACTTCCAGCCCCACCAAAGGGATTTATCCCCTTCATTTCACCATTTACTCCACTTTCAGCCCCACCAAGGGGATTTATCCCTCTCATTCCACCATTTACTCCACTTTCAGCCCCACCAAAGGGATTTATCCCTTTCATTTCACCATTTACTCCACTTTCAGCCCCACCAAAGGGATTTATCCCTCTCATTTACTCTCCTCAACGAACAATCGCTCCCCCGGGCGATGGAGGCAACGCTATCCATCCCGAAGGAGCGATTCCCTTATATTCTTAGCCTTTCAGCCCCCCACCACATCCGCACGGTATTCCTGCGGCGTGGTGCCGGTCCATTTTTTGAATACCCGGGTGAAGGATTGCGGGGTGACGTAGCCGATCAGCGAGCCGACCTCGGCGACCTTCAACTCCCCTCTGCGCAGCAGCTCCTTGGCCTGGCGGACGCGCATATCCTCGATGTACTCGGACAGATTGATTCCCCGTTCCTGCTTGAACAGGCGGGACAGATAGGAGGGATTGAAGTGGATCACATCGGCCAGCCGTACGAGCGACAGGTCCTGGTCGAGATTCTCTTCTATATATATGCAGATCCGGTCGATGACACCCGCTGCCCGCTTCTGCTCCCCGTTCTTCCTGACAGAGAACAGCAGCTCAGCCGTGTCCCGAAGATATTGGAAGGCTTCTCCCAGCGTCCGGTGGACCTCAAGCTGCATCAGCCCGCTTGCCCCAATCTCCCCGTCGGCTTCCCATCTGTTCGTATACGACATGAGCATCAGGGCAATGGTGTAATATAGTTCAGTCAGATAAGGATTGCCCCGTGTGCATTCATGCCCTGCCGGTTCAGCCATCTCCCCGAACAGCTGGAGGAACTCCTCCTTGCGGCCCGCCTCCAGATGTGCAGCCAAGGTCTCCACCTTGTCACGCAGGAAGCGGTCACGCACGGTATCCGGCACCGCCGCTTCATTCAGCTGCACCTTCTGCACCATCCGCTCCCCATCCCCGGCCCGGTAATGCTGAACCTGCCTCGCTTTATCGTACACAAGCGGAAGCCTGGACCACGCAGACTCCTCTGCACTCAGGGTGATGGCCATCCCGACCTCCAGTGATTCCCGGCACGACTGCTGAATCAGCTCGAAGGTGCCTTCCAGGAATTTAATCATCTGCTCCAGATCCTCCGGCTGCGAAGCCTCTCCCGTACCGCCCGGCTGAATCAGCCAGATCAGGTCACCGTACCGGTCGATGACCCCAAGACTGACCGTCCGCTCCTTCAGCAGCTTCTCGGACAGGAACTTCACCGCGAGCGCCGTCTCCCGCCGGTCCATATACGTGCGCGAGGATTCAGGATCACTGATACTGCCCAGTGCGATCAGGACCGGCCGCGAAGCATCCAGCGGAATGTTCAGACGGACGAAGTCCCCGGCCATATCCTGATCCGCCTTGACGCTGTGAATGAGATGGCGGAAATAATCGCCCTGCGCCAAGGTCTCCAGCGTGTTCAGCTGCTCCTTGGACTCACGGATCAGATCATTCACCTGCATGGTGTCGTTCAGCTCCTGGAGCGCACGCATCACCGCCTCAATCAGCTTCGGATAACCTTCATTCTTGAGCACATATTGAACGCC
The window above is part of the Paenibacillus sp. FSL H8-0048 genome. Proteins encoded here:
- a CDS encoding response regulator transcription factor: MLIVDDEEIITDGLAVIFGKMELELDIYKAYSGREALHLLHRTRVDLVLSDICMPELDGLELMKHIRRSWPQCKIVFLTGHSDFNYVYQAIQAPGVQYVLKNEGYPKLIEAVMRALQELNDTMQVNDLIRESKEQLNTLETLAQGDYFRHLIHSVKADQDMAGDFVRLNIPLDASRPVLIALGSISDPESSRTYMDRRETALAVKFLSEKLLKERTVSLGVIDRYGDLIWLIQPGGTGEASQPEDLEQMIKFLEGTFELIQQSCRESLEVGMAITLSAEESAWSRLPLVYDKARQVQHYRAGDGERMVQKVQLNEAAVPDTVRDRFLRDKVETLAAHLEAGRKEEFLQLFGEMAEPAGHECTRGNPYLTELYYTIALMLMSYTNRWEADGEIGASGLMQLEVHRTLGEAFQYLRDTAELLFSVRKNGEQKRAAGVIDRICIYIEENLDQDLSLVRLADVIHFNPSYLSRLFKQERGINLSEYIEDMRVRQAKELLRRGELKVAEVGSLIGYVTPQSFTRVFKKWTGTTPQEYRADVVGG